In Edaphobacter paludis, a single window of DNA contains:
- a CDS encoding nucleotide sugar dehydrogenase has translation MLTKNPVVLPQIAQERFDRLKSRTARIGVIGLGYVGLPLSLLLAEAGFKVTGFDIDNKKVTDLEAGRSYIFRIPATEIQGARAQGFSATTEFSHLSDMDAIIMCVPTPLTEHREPDLSYVENTAKAAAPWVREGQLVILESTTYPGTTEELMIPVLEAGNTKGLKVQSEGAAAEHGVFYVAFSPEREDPGNDTVARRDIPKVVGGHEEIATTLAATLYEGIFTRAVQVSSTRVAEMTKLLENIYRCVNIALVNELKQLSLKMGVDIWEVIDAAATKPFGFHPFYPGPGLGGHCIPIDPFYLSWKAKEYDFNTRFIELAGEVNEAMPAHVVNAVGKALNQHKKAVNGAKILMLGMAYKKNIDDLRESPSLTIIELLREEGAEVLYNDPYFPTVGRGRRYNLNMTCTPLENLEQYDCVLIVTDHSDYNYEDIVSQSQLVVDSRNATKGIRSPKVVRC, from the coding sequence ATGTTGACCAAGAACCCGGTTGTTCTTCCTCAGATTGCCCAGGAACGTTTTGATCGCCTCAAGAGCCGCACTGCCCGAATTGGAGTCATTGGACTCGGTTATGTCGGATTGCCGCTTTCACTTCTGCTTGCGGAGGCCGGGTTTAAAGTAACGGGCTTCGATATCGACAACAAAAAAGTGACAGACCTGGAAGCAGGCCGGTCATATATCTTCCGCATCCCGGCCACGGAGATCCAGGGCGCGCGCGCGCAGGGCTTCAGCGCGACGACCGAATTTTCCCACCTGTCTGATATGGACGCTATTATCATGTGCGTTCCTACTCCGCTGACGGAACATCGTGAACCGGATCTGAGCTACGTCGAGAATACGGCCAAGGCCGCTGCCCCGTGGGTTCGCGAGGGCCAACTCGTCATTCTTGAGAGCACCACCTATCCAGGCACGACGGAAGAGCTGATGATTCCGGTTCTGGAGGCGGGAAACACGAAGGGGCTAAAGGTCCAGAGCGAAGGGGCGGCGGCGGAACACGGCGTCTTCTATGTGGCCTTTTCGCCAGAGCGCGAAGATCCGGGCAATGATACGGTGGCAAGGCGCGACATCCCCAAGGTGGTGGGTGGACATGAGGAGATCGCCACAACGTTGGCGGCGACTTTGTATGAAGGCATCTTTACCCGCGCAGTGCAGGTGTCGTCGACACGCGTGGCGGAGATGACGAAGCTGCTGGAGAACATTTACCGCTGCGTGAATATCGCGTTGGTGAATGAACTGAAACAGCTCTCCCTGAAGATGGGAGTAGACATTTGGGAGGTCATCGATGCTGCGGCGACGAAGCCCTTCGGCTTTCACCCTTTTTATCCAGGACCCGGCCTTGGCGGCCACTGTATTCCGATCGACCCGTTTTACCTGAGCTGGAAGGCCAAAGAGTATGACTTCAATACCCGGTTTATCGAGTTGGCCGGAGAGGTCAATGAGGCGATGCCTGCGCATGTCGTCAACGCAGTAGGGAAAGCTCTGAACCAGCATAAGAAGGCCGTAAATGGCGCAAAAATTCTGATGCTGGGGATGGCCTATAAGAAGAATATCGACGATCTTCGCGAGTCACCGTCGCTGACGATTATCGAATTGCTGCGCGAGGAAGGCGCAGAGGTGCTGTATAACGATCCCTACTTCCCGACCGTGGGCAGGGGGCGACGTTACAACCTGAACATGACCTGCACGCCGCTCGAGAATCTGGAGCAGTATGACTGCGTTCTAATTGTGACCGACCACTCCGACTACAACTATGAGGATATTGTGAGCCAATCGCAGCTAGTTGTGGACTCGCGTAATGCCACGAAGGGGATTCGCTCTCCCAAAGTCGTGCGCTGTTAG
- a CDS encoding SDR family oxidoreductase, protein MARYLITGIAGFIGSTLAHALVEQGHEVRGIDNLSTGNLENLADIRTRISFQEMDLQDVAGMKSACEGIDYILHQGALASVPRSVKDPVSSHESNINGTLNLLVAARDARVRRIVYAASSSAYGDQPTQPKQEDMLPRPLSPYAVQKLTCEYYIQAFYRSYGLEGVCLRYFNIFGPRQAADSPYSGVIAQFTYKMMAGETPTIFGDGLTSRDFNYVDNAVSANLLACTAPSAVATGRVFNIGTGKSHTLNEVYATIAEHLGFTAKPIYGPPREGDIQHSLADISRATSELGYSPKAHFHDGLKKTVAWYLEEKQKNEAPALRG, encoded by the coding sequence ATGGCCCGTTATTTGATTACAGGAATTGCAGGTTTTATTGGTTCAACGCTCGCCCACGCCCTCGTCGAGCAAGGACACGAGGTTCGCGGCATCGACAACCTCTCCACGGGCAACCTGGAAAATCTGGCTGACATCCGGACTCGGATTTCCTTCCAGGAGATGGACCTTCAAGACGTGGCGGGCATGAAGTCCGCCTGTGAGGGCATCGATTACATTCTCCATCAGGGCGCGCTCGCCTCTGTTCCCCGGTCAGTCAAGGATCCCGTCTCTTCACATGAATCCAACATCAACGGTACCTTGAATCTTCTGGTTGCGGCTCGCGATGCCCGTGTCCGCCGCATCGTCTATGCTGCTTCCTCTTCGGCCTACGGCGACCAGCCTACACAGCCCAAGCAGGAAGACATGCTGCCACGCCCGCTGTCTCCCTACGCCGTTCAGAAGCTTACCTGCGAGTACTATATCCAGGCGTTCTACCGCTCCTATGGCCTGGAGGGCGTCTGCCTGCGCTACTTCAACATCTTCGGCCCCCGCCAGGCTGCCGACTCGCCCTACTCCGGCGTAATTGCCCAGTTCACCTACAAGATGATGGCGGGCGAAACACCAACGATCTTTGGCGACGGCCTCACCAGCCGAGACTTCAACTATGTTGACAACGCGGTGAGCGCCAACCTTCTGGCCTGCACCGCACCCAGCGCAGTCGCCACTGGACGCGTCTTCAACATCGGCACCGGCAAGAGCCACACCCTCAACGAGGTCTACGCCACCATCGCCGAACACCTCGGCTTCACCGCCAAACCCATCTACGGACCTCCCCGCGAAGGCGACATCCAACACTCACTGGCGGACATCAGCCGGGCCACCAGTGAGCTTGGCTACAGTCCCAAGGCACACTTCCACGATGGCCTAAAGAAAACTGTGGCCTGGTACCTCGAAGAAAAGCAGAAGAACGAAGCCCCTGCGCTCAGAGGTTGA
- the rfbD gene encoding dTDP-4-dehydrorhamnose reductase, with protein MAVNTDSTVRERILVTGGTGQVGSELVKALALLGDVVAPGRDEMDLANAESVRAVIRTVQPRWIVNPAAYTAVDKAESEPELAFAINAEAVRTIGEEALRISAGVIHFSTDYVFDGTGSVPYIETDAAAPVSVYGASKLAGERALAQSGAAHMIFRTSWVYGARGKNFLLTILKLARERETLRVVADQHGAPTWSRDLAEMTAHVIRQCEDGSDQNRQLEVFADRSGVYHAAGAGETTWYEFAVEALRLQKEREPGQKFAAIEAISTTQYPTPARRPANSRLDCRKLKDRLGWQMMDWHESLRKVLAEIPQ; from the coding sequence ATGGCCGTGAATACAGACTCGACGGTGCGCGAGCGGATTCTTGTCACGGGTGGCACCGGGCAGGTTGGCAGCGAGCTAGTGAAGGCACTGGCGCTCTTGGGAGACGTCGTCGCGCCAGGACGAGACGAGATGGACCTCGCCAACGCTGAAAGTGTACGTGCAGTAATTCGAACAGTGCAGCCGCGATGGATCGTAAATCCGGCTGCATATACGGCGGTAGATAAGGCCGAGAGTGAACCGGAGCTTGCATTTGCCATCAATGCTGAGGCCGTGAGGACAATAGGTGAGGAGGCCCTGCGAATCAGTGCAGGCGTCATTCACTTTTCGACAGACTATGTCTTCGATGGGACGGGTTCAGTCCCCTATATTGAGACAGATGCGGCCGCGCCGGTGAGCGTATATGGAGCGAGCAAGCTGGCGGGAGAGAGGGCATTGGCCCAGAGCGGTGCGGCCCATATGATTTTTCGTACAAGCTGGGTGTATGGGGCACGGGGAAAGAATTTTCTTCTAACGATTTTGAAGTTGGCTCGAGAGCGGGAGACGTTGCGCGTCGTCGCAGATCAGCATGGTGCACCGACATGGAGTCGGGATTTAGCGGAGATGACAGCGCATGTGATCCGGCAATGTGAGGATGGATCTGATCAGAATCGTCAGTTAGAAGTGTTTGCGGACCGGAGTGGCGTTTACCACGCGGCAGGCGCCGGTGAGACTACATGGTATGAATTTGCTGTGGAGGCGCTACGCCTGCAAAAGGAGCGGGAACCGGGCCAAAAGTTCGCGGCGATTGAGGCCATATCGACAACCCAATATCCGACGCCGGCTCGTCGGCCAGCGAACTCTCGTTTGGATTGCAGGAAGTTGAAGGACAGACTTGGGTGGCAAATGATGGATTGGCATGAATCTTTGCGGAAGGTATTGGCAGAGATCCCGCAGTGA
- the rfbA gene encoding glucose-1-phosphate thymidylyltransferase RfbA: MKGIILAGGSGTRLHPVTQVVSKQLLPVYDKPMIYYPLSVLMLAGIREILLISTPEDTPRFTQLLGTGEQWGLQIEYAVQPSPDGLAQAFLIGKKFLAGDGCCLVLGDNIFYGHDFATTLQQAAAGGPGATVFAYPVLDPERYGVVEFDEQRRAISLEEKPLKPKSRYAVTGIYFYDAQVVGVAEGLKPSPRGELEITDVNRWYLERGQLRTELLGRGMAWLDTGTHDSLLEAATFIHTIEQRQGLKVACPEEIAYRLGYIDAEQMRALAAKIAKSTYGQYLLRLLEETVY, translated from the coding sequence GTGAAGGGAATAATTCTTGCCGGCGGTTCCGGTACCAGGTTGCATCCGGTGACGCAGGTGGTTTCAAAGCAGCTTTTGCCGGTTTACGACAAGCCGATGATCTATTACCCATTGTCGGTCCTAATGCTGGCGGGCATTCGGGAGATATTGCTCATCTCGACGCCGGAAGACACGCCGCGCTTCACGCAATTGCTGGGAACCGGCGAGCAGTGGGGCCTTCAGATTGAATACGCCGTGCAGCCATCGCCCGATGGATTGGCGCAGGCATTCCTGATCGGCAAAAAGTTCCTTGCGGGTGATGGGTGCTGCCTCGTACTTGGGGACAACATCTTTTATGGGCATGATTTCGCTACAACGCTTCAACAGGCCGCTGCGGGTGGCCCTGGAGCGACGGTGTTTGCTTATCCGGTGCTCGATCCAGAGCGTTACGGCGTTGTTGAATTCGATGAGCAAAGACGGGCCATCTCTCTCGAAGAGAAGCCCCTAAAGCCGAAGTCGCGGTATGCGGTGACGGGAATTTACTTTTACGACGCGCAGGTGGTTGGCGTGGCAGAGGGACTGAAACCCTCTCCACGGGGAGAACTCGAGATAACCGACGTAAATCGTTGGTATTTGGAGCGGGGTCAGTTGCGGACGGAGTTGCTGGGACGCGGGATGGCCTGGCTCGATACGGGAACCCATGACTCGCTGCTGGAAGCGGCGACGTTTATCCATACCATTGAACAGCGTCAGGGCCTCAAAGTGGCTTGTCCCGAGGAGATTGCCTATCGCCTCGGATATATCGATGCCGAACAAATGAGGGCGCTCGCGGCAAAGATTGCTAAGAGCACCTATGGGCAATACCTGCTGCGACTGCTTGAAGAGACGGTATATTGA
- the rfbB gene encoding dTDP-glucose 4,6-dehydratase produces MIDRVFVTGGAGFIGSNFILDYLSRGNGQVVNLDKLTYAGNLANLASVKDDSAYTFVRGDICDAELVAQLLAKYRPAAIVHFAAESHVDRSIAGPEAFLRTNIDGTFTLLQAAREYYGSLSGDERKRFRFVHVSTDEVYGTLSPEDPAFHEETPYAPNSPYAASKAASDHLVRAWVHTYGLPAIITNCSNNYGPFQFPEKLIPLMIANALQGKALPIYGDGQQVRDWLYVVDHCRAIQAVLERGRVGETYNVGGGNQRSNLEVVTTLCALLDEMVPESKFRPHLQLVKYVTDRPGHDRRYAIDARKLESELGWRAEESFETGLRRTVEWYLANSAWVEDVTSGAYQNWVAQNYGNRAVTHAETKQAAAKETL; encoded by the coding sequence ATGATAGACCGCGTTTTTGTGACGGGCGGAGCTGGTTTTATTGGCTCCAATTTTATATTGGATTACCTGTCGAGAGGAAATGGTCAAGTAGTCAATCTCGACAAGCTGACTTATGCAGGTAATTTAGCTAACCTCGCTTCCGTCAAAGATGATTCCGCTTACACCTTTGTGCGAGGTGACATCTGCGATGCAGAGTTAGTTGCCCAATTACTGGCAAAGTATAGGCCTGCCGCGATCGTTCATTTTGCTGCCGAGAGTCACGTTGACCGTTCCATCGCGGGGCCCGAAGCATTTCTGCGGACGAACATCGATGGAACCTTTACCCTCCTACAGGCTGCGCGCGAATACTATGGTTCGCTGTCCGGCGACGAGCGGAAGCGGTTCCGCTTCGTGCATGTGTCCACCGACGAAGTGTATGGAACGCTAAGTCCAGAGGATCCGGCATTTCATGAAGAGACGCCCTACGCGCCGAATAGTCCCTATGCTGCGTCGAAGGCTGCGAGCGACCATCTGGTGCGTGCATGGGTACATACCTATGGACTCCCAGCCATCATCACGAATTGCTCGAACAATTATGGACCGTTTCAGTTTCCAGAAAAATTGATTCCGCTGATGATTGCAAATGCTCTTCAAGGCAAAGCTCTCCCTATATACGGCGATGGCCAGCAGGTAAGGGATTGGCTGTACGTCGTGGATCATTGTCGAGCCATTCAAGCTGTCCTCGAGCGTGGCCGCGTTGGGGAGACGTACAACGTTGGGGGAGGAAATCAGCGGAGCAATCTGGAGGTGGTAACCACTCTTTGTGCATTGCTGGATGAGATGGTCCCCGAGTCAAAGTTCAGGCCTCATCTTCAGCTTGTGAAGTATGTGACCGATAGACCTGGGCATGATCGCCGTTATGCGATTGACGCGCGGAAACTAGAGAGCGAGTTGGGATGGCGGGCTGAAGAGAGTTTCGAAACCGGACTGAGAAGGACTGTCGAATGGTATCTGGCGAATTCCGCATGGGTGGAAGATGTGACCAGCGGGGCCTATCAAAACTGGGTTGCTCAGAACTACGGAAATCGAGCTGTTACGCACGCCGAGACTAAACAAGCGGCAGCCAAGGAGACTCTGTGA
- a CDS encoding GNVR domain-containing protein encodes MAKAVRDDEVEWNLISAIRGVLRSRRVVYACTLAGLVLGILIAFAWPQWYAADAVFLPPRASDTMIPNLSGAGGSAGGAGAALLLQQDPSDMYLGMLASRSVEDDVIDHLGLMAIYHAKKKVDARNTLKGKAKFKVDKNSLISIEVSAKDPKLAANIANAYLEALYRLNGSMVASSSTHRRAFYEEQMESQKEALDAAEVALKQTEEKTGIVLPEGTAQAGLRTIVDLQAAIGSAEAKLSGMRMGATEDNPQVMQARAELAELRAQLERQQADSAKQKPGTGLASSAALPGLAMELVRKMRDVKLNETLYDTLTQQYERARIESLDPGPQFQIVDRAIVPERKAGPPRKLIVLGGIVLGFLAGLGWVLMERPAKRLIKACLSDPGVVSER; translated from the coding sequence ATGGCAAAGGCTGTCAGGGACGATGAAGTGGAGTGGAATCTGATAAGCGCGATACGCGGAGTATTGCGGAGCCGCCGTGTGGTTTACGCATGCACATTGGCCGGGCTCGTACTGGGAATTTTGATCGCCTTCGCTTGGCCCCAGTGGTACGCTGCGGATGCTGTCTTTCTGCCGCCCCGGGCATCGGACACCATGATTCCCAATTTATCAGGGGCTGGAGGTAGCGCGGGAGGCGCAGGAGCCGCTTTATTGCTTCAGCAAGACCCCAGCGATATGTATCTCGGCATGCTTGCGAGCAGGTCGGTCGAGGACGACGTGATCGATCATCTTGGCCTCATGGCAATTTACCATGCAAAAAAAAAGGTCGATGCTCGCAACACGCTAAAGGGGAAAGCAAAATTTAAAGTTGACAAGAATTCTTTGATTTCAATAGAGGTCTCCGCCAAAGACCCGAAGCTCGCGGCGAATATTGCGAACGCGTATCTGGAGGCCCTTTATCGCTTGAACGGTTCAATGGTTGCGTCGTCGTCTACGCATCGACGGGCCTTCTATGAAGAACAGATGGAGAGTCAGAAAGAGGCACTCGATGCAGCCGAGGTTGCTCTAAAGCAAACTGAAGAAAAAACAGGGATTGTCTTACCTGAGGGCACGGCCCAGGCCGGTTTGAGAACGATTGTCGATCTACAGGCCGCGATTGGAAGTGCGGAGGCGAAGCTCTCAGGCATGCGGATGGGTGCAACAGAAGACAATCCACAAGTGATGCAAGCCCGCGCGGAGCTCGCGGAACTCCGGGCTCAACTGGAACGACAGCAAGCGGACTCGGCGAAACAGAAGCCGGGAACAGGGCTGGCATCGTCAGCCGCCTTGCCTGGACTGGCGATGGAACTTGTGCGGAAAATGCGAGATGTAAAACTGAACGAAACGCTCTACGATACTCTTACGCAGCAGTATGAAAGAGCGCGCATAGAATCACTTGATCCCGGGCCACAATTTCAAATTGTGGATCGAGCAATCGTGCCGGAACGGAAGGCAGGCCCCCCTCGAAAACTCATTGTTCTTGGCGGGATAGTACTTGGGTTCCTTGCCGGGTTGGGTTGGGTCTTGATGGAACGACCTGCGAAGCGGCTAATCAAAGCATGCTTGAGTGACCCAGGAGTGGTTTCGGAAAGGTAA
- a CDS encoding SLBB domain-containing protein has product MRHGNGQQQGLYTDQGQTPELLPQAYPPTVPAGTSYSGATSPGTLQNSNDLTNPSTGISTGTQNLTQAQRLQQEALRNQQRILGLRRKPGPTEFQQMVAATTGRTLPIFGASTFANALPSTFAPVGDIAVTPDYVIGPGDQLRLQIWGQVNLRETFTVDRTGAISLPGAGTIHVAGLRFDQLTDFLRSQLARVYRNFDLNVNMGQLRSIQVFVVGEAQMPGSYTISSLSTLLNALFLSGGPKPQGSLRDIQVKRGGKTIVHFDLYDMLLHGDKSNDVQLSSGDVIFIPPAGKQIAVVGSVNNPAIYELRDETTIEQVLKLAGGRTNIAVNSQARVERIYDHVVRSILEVNLSESSPFKIQDGDIVTINAIVDRFKDAVTLRGNVANPGRYVWHPGMRVSDLIPNKDALITRSFWQRKNDLGQMTVNYEPEPVRDAQGVLQPRSVYSPYSSTLQNRSPQQLNSMGTQSNSIADQGEVNQYGADQNQYVVQDQYGVVQDQYGNYQDQYGGEAPNQMPPAPGQSSSSTPNQTNPAQRGTPNTSAGGNSVGEALTGGVGRFPVKTNVVLSAPDIDWSYAVIERQNATTLKTSLLPFNLGKVILDGDQSQNLELQPGDVVTIFSTADIRVPTSEQTRFVRLEGEFVGAGVYSVRPGETLRQLLRRAGGFTPDAYLYASEFTRESTRRVQQQRLNEYADQLEVQAATASAAGNATALNAQDAAAATAAASSAQTSIAQLRRAQPNGRIVLQLKPDSRGADSVPDLALEDGDRFVVPKVPATVSVEGEVYSANAFLFKRGERTIDYLREAGGPDRQADMKHAFVLRADGSVYSQQYGNIKKATIFPGDTIVIPPQLQRMSIMRNLIDIGTIVSQFGIGIAAINLLK; this is encoded by the coding sequence GTGCGTCATGGTAACGGCCAGCAACAGGGTCTGTATACGGACCAGGGTCAAACTCCTGAGCTGCTTCCGCAGGCTTACCCGCCCACTGTTCCGGCAGGAACGTCCTATTCTGGCGCGACTTCGCCGGGCACATTACAAAATAGTAACGATCTGACGAACCCGTCGACAGGCATATCCACTGGCACGCAAAACCTGACCCAGGCACAGCGGCTTCAACAGGAAGCACTCAGGAACCAGCAGCGGATTTTGGGATTGCGACGAAAGCCCGGTCCCACAGAGTTTCAGCAAATGGTGGCTGCCACGACCGGACGGACGTTGCCTATCTTTGGTGCTTCAACCTTTGCCAATGCTCTCCCTTCCACATTTGCTCCCGTCGGAGATATAGCGGTTACGCCAGATTATGTTATCGGGCCCGGAGATCAATTGCGCTTGCAGATTTGGGGCCAGGTCAATCTGCGCGAGACGTTTACCGTAGATCGAACGGGAGCAATTTCATTGCCCGGAGCTGGAACGATTCATGTTGCCGGCTTACGTTTTGACCAGCTGACGGATTTTCTGCGTTCTCAATTGGCCAGGGTCTACCGCAACTTTGACCTGAATGTGAACATGGGGCAACTGCGATCAATCCAGGTATTTGTGGTGGGTGAGGCCCAAATGCCTGGCAGCTATACGATCAGTTCGTTGAGCACTTTGCTGAATGCCCTTTTCCTTTCCGGAGGACCGAAGCCACAGGGAAGCCTGCGTGATATTCAAGTGAAACGCGGGGGAAAAACAATTGTTCATTTCGATCTGTACGACATGTTGCTGCATGGCGATAAGAGCAATGATGTGCAATTGTCATCCGGAGATGTAATCTTCATTCCCCCCGCGGGCAAGCAGATTGCGGTGGTTGGTAGTGTTAATAATCCTGCGATCTATGAACTTCGGGATGAGACAACGATCGAGCAGGTTCTTAAGTTAGCTGGCGGTCGAACAAACATCGCCGTGAACTCGCAGGCCCGCGTAGAGCGCATCTATGACCATGTTGTACGCAGCATTCTGGAAGTCAATTTATCGGAATCCAGCCCGTTTAAAATACAGGATGGGGACATTGTTACTATCAATGCAATTGTCGACCGGTTCAAAGATGCTGTGACCTTGCGAGGGAATGTTGCGAATCCAGGGCGATATGTCTGGCACCCTGGGATGAGGGTAAGCGACCTGATCCCGAACAAGGATGCACTTATTACGCGGAGTTTCTGGCAAAGAAAAAACGATCTCGGGCAAATGACGGTCAACTATGAGCCCGAGCCCGTGCGAGATGCTCAAGGTGTGCTGCAGCCGAGAAGTGTCTATAGCCCCTATAGTTCGACGTTGCAAAATCGCTCGCCGCAACAACTGAATAGTATGGGGACGCAATCGAATTCAATTGCTGATCAGGGTGAGGTCAACCAATATGGTGCTGATCAAAACCAGTATGTTGTTCAGGACCAATATGGTGTTGTTCAGGATCAATACGGCAACTATCAGGACCAATACGGCGGCGAAGCTCCGAACCAAATGCCTCCTGCTCCCGGACAATCATCTTCATCGACTCCGAACCAAACTAATCCTGCGCAAAGGGGAACGCCCAATACGAGTGCAGGAGGGAATTCAGTCGGCGAGGCTTTGACGGGAGGAGTTGGCCGGTTTCCTGTAAAGACGAACGTAGTTTTGAGTGCTCCCGATATTGATTGGAGCTACGCGGTGATCGAACGGCAGAACGCCACAACATTGAAAACATCCCTGCTGCCATTCAACTTGGGCAAAGTGATTCTGGATGGCGATCAATCCCAGAATCTGGAACTGCAGCCCGGTGATGTAGTGACCATTTTTTCGACTGCGGATATTCGAGTGCCCACGTCTGAGCAGACCAGGTTTGTACGTCTGGAGGGTGAGTTTGTGGGTGCCGGGGTCTATAGTGTGAGGCCCGGAGAAACCCTGAGACAGTTGCTGCGGCGGGCGGGAGGCTTTACTCCGGATGCTTATCTGTATGCGTCGGAGTTTACGCGAGAATCGACGCGACGGGTGCAGCAGCAGCGTTTGAATGAGTATGCCGACCAGTTGGAAGTACAGGCCGCTACGGCGTCCGCGGCAGGTAACGCGACGGCGCTCAATGCGCAGGATGCAGCCGCGGCCACCGCAGCGGCTTCAAGTGCGCAGACATCTATTGCTCAATTAAGGCGGGCACAGCCGAATGGAAGGATCGTGCTTCAGCTGAAGCCAGATAGTCGCGGAGCGGATAGCGTTCCAGATTTGGCGCTGGAGGACGGCGATCGGTTCGTTGTGCCCAAGGTTCCAGCAACTGTCAGCGTCGAAGGTGAAGTTTACAGCGCAAATGCCTTCCTCTTCAAGCGGGGAGAGCGCACGATCGACTACCTTCGAGAAGCAGGCGGCCCTGATCGTCAGGCGGATATGAAGCACGCGTTTGTGCTGCGTGCTGACGGATCGGTCTACAGCCAGCAATATGGGAACATCAAGAAAGCTACGATCTTTCCTGGCGATACTATCGTAATTCCACCGCAGCTTCAGAGGATGTCGATCATGCGGAATCTGATTGATATCGGGACGATCGTCAGTCAATTTGGGATCGGTATCGCAGCAATTAATTTGTTGAAGTAG